ACTGTTGATGGCTGCAGGAAAGCTTTTTAGCCCATCTACACATGCAATCAGAATATCTTCTACTCCTCTTTCTTTGAGGTCATTTAAAACTCCCAACCAGAAGTTAGCTCCCTCACTTTCAGCCAGATAAAAACCTAATACTTCTTTTCTGCCATTTTGATTTATACCCAATATATTATACATGCATTTACTTACGCAATGTCCGTCCTCCTTGACCTTAAAAAACATGCCATCCATGAACACTATTGGATACACTGATTGCAATGGACGGCTGCGCCATTCATTGATTATTGGTAGCAGTTTATCAGTAATATTGGATATCTCTGCTGCTGATATTTTATGGTCATATATTTCCTCAACGTGTGAAGCTATGTCTCTGTATCCCATGCCACTGGCGTATGTACTTAAGACCTTTGCTTCAAGTTCTGGATGTAGGCTTGTTTGCCTTTTTTTGACTATTTGCGGTTCAAAGCTTCCTTCTCTGTCTCTTGGTGTTAATAGTTCAAATGAGCCTGAACTTGTACGTAAAGTTTTTGCATTCCTTCCATTTCTTCGGTTATTTTCTTCACTTTTAGCTGACATGTGGCTTTCTATTTCACCTTCCAGACTTGCCTCTAGCAGCCTTTTTATAAACGGTGTTAATGCTCCATCTCTTCCTGTCAATGGTCTTCCTTCTCGTATAGATGACAGGATATTTGTTTCTAATTCTTTATAATCTACCAAACCAGTAGTTCTATTTGCTTGACTCATATCAAACCTCCATTTTTTATATCAATTTATTACTTTTTTTTCGGTTTGACACACTTTTTTGAACATTCCCGTCGTTGATGAAGATTCACCTCAAAATGCCACTACGCATTTTTTAATTATAGCAAGGTTAAAACATAATGTTGCTTATTTAAAATTACAACCAATTACTGGCAGAACTCATCAATTACGTGCACATTTAGCTCATATAAATTGTCCTATTCTTGGTGACGGTAAATATGGCGGTAAAAAAGCTTTTATTGATGGAGTAGCAAATCAGATTCACCTACATTCATATTCTTTGTCTTTAAAATTGCCAAATAATAAAGAAGTCACTATTACTGCTCCTGTCCCTAAACATATCGAAAAATCTATTGAAGCGCTATCTTTTGACTAAAGCGATTTCACCAATCAATTTTTTTGTCTTTGGCTTTAATTTGAAGTACAGATATTAGGCTAATCAATGCACAAACAGTAAGGTAAATCCCTGCGGCAAGTTTTGTTTCGGTTTTTTCTATAAGCCACATGCATATCGATGGAGAAAGGCCGCCAAAAATACCTGCAGATATGTTATGTGCGAGGCTAAAGCCGGTGCACCTAACTTTTGTTGGAAATAACTCGCAGGCAAGAGAATTATATATTCCAAAAGATGCACCTATCGGCACACTTATCAACAGAAAAGAGAGCGTGACAATATAGTGGTTATCATTTGATAATAGCGAAAGTACCGGCAAACCGGCGCAAGCTAGAGCTACTAATGTAGGAATCATTACATTTTTTCTTCCAACTTTATCAGACAGTATTGCAAATAGCACTGCGGACGTTCCAAATGTAATTTCAACTATAATCCTTACTACATTTTTAATATCAATACCTGACAGAGTAAGCGCTTTTACAGATATGTTATAAAACATTATTACCGAATAAACGATTGCATTTTGAGCGATACCAAGCCCAATTGCTAATATAAATGCTTTTTTGTAGGTTTTGATTAATTCTAAAAATGGAGAATCAGATAAGCTTCTATTTTGATCATGAATTTTATATGCTAAGCTCTCTTCCATTATATATCTTGTTAAAAAGCCTATTATGCCCATAATGAAGCAGAAATAGAAGGGCAACCTCCAGCCCCAAATTTCATAATTTTCACCTGTAAACTTTTTGCAAATAGCTATCATTACAAAGCATGTGATAGAACCGAGAGCACCACTAAACGCTTTCATGCTCCCTAAGAATCCTAGATTTTTTTTATCGCTTGAATGCTCTATTAAAAAAGCAGAGTTAACACTTGTTTCTCCACCTGCTGCCATTCCTTGTACTATCCTACAAAACAGAAGCAGTATAGGAGAAAATATTCCTATTTCTCTAAAGCTAGGTATAACCGCAATTGCAGTAGACGATATCGAAGCTAATATTACGGAAGTCAGTAAAATTTTCCTCCTGCCATACTTATCTCCAATGTAACCAAAAATAAACGCACCAAGTGGTCTAAATCCAAAGCCAATTGCAAAACTGCCAAGGAATTTGATTTTTTTTATGTAGTCGCTTTCTGATGAAAAAAAAACGTCACTTATTATATGCGTCAAAACTCCAAACAGAGTTATTTCATACCATATAATCATATTGCAGATTATACTTGATAGTATTGCTTTTTGAATATCGCTCATAATTTTTAACTCACTATAATTTAACTTACTAATAACAAGTATTTTTGTCTATAGATTGTAGTTTAGAACTTTGTAACTGTTTTAGTATAAAATTGTTTACAATATGCTCACAAGATATTCATTAAATTTTCACTATTATATTCTATATTCAACATTTATTGTAATTATGAGGTTAGTATGAGTGAAAAAGGTATAGACGTATCTCATTGGAATGGAGAGATTGATTGGTTGAAAGTTGCAAAGGATGAGGTAAGGTTTGCATTTGCCAAAGCAACTGAGGGAGAAACTTTTCAAGACACTAAATTTGGACAAAATTTTCAAAGTATGAAAGATAATAATGTGCAAGCTGGGGCATATCACGTATTTAGGATGACCTCAACACCTGAAGGTCAGTTGAATAACATAGTTAACGAACTTAAAAAAGCTAATTTTGAGCCAGGTACAAATAAGTTAGCTGTTAGTGCTACAACTGGTATTTGCGAAGGAAGAACAACAAAATGTGATGATCCTACAAAACACACTAACACACAGAGAGCCGAAAAACTTCATTCTTTATTGACTCAATTGAATGAAAAAGGATACAGTCCAATTGTATATGCTTCACCAAAAACGTGGAATGATTACTATACACAAGAAGAACATAATTTTTCTCACTACCCATTATGGGTTGCTGATTGGAGAGGAAGATCGGAGCCTGAATTACCTAAAGATTGGAAGGATGCGGGTAAAAACTATACTTATTGGAATTACACCTCTCAAGGAGAAGTAAACGGAATAGAGGGCCAAGTCCCGCTAGACCAAACTTTTTGATATCCTAAAACTATAAAGTAGTGCTAGGGCCTAGCACTACTTTAACAGAATTCAATATTCTTGTTTTTTCCCCACCTAAACTCAAGTTATATACAACTTTATTCAACAACCTTTAAAGACAACTCACGTAAATGCTTATCATCTACTTTAGAAGGAGCGCCCATTAGAACATCTTCTCCTTGCTGATTCATAGGAAAACAGATTACTTCACGAATATTCGGCTCATCTGCAAGTAGCATAACCATTCTATCAACCCCTGGCGCTATTCCACCATGAGGTGGCGCTCCAAACCTGAATGCACGCACAAGCGCGCCAAATTTTGTATCAACTTCCTCTTTACTGTAGCCTGCAATGGCAAAAGCTCTGTACATAATATTCAGTTTGTTATTACGAATTGCTCCACTTGACAGCTCTATTCCATTGCAAACAAGATCATATTGGTAAGCAAGGATATCCAGCGGATCTTTTTCTTCTAAATCTTTCAAGCCACCATGTGGCATAGAGAATGGGTTGTGAAAGAAATCTATTTTTTTGCTCTTATCGTCATATACAAAATATGGAAAATCAATAATCCAACAGAATTTGAAGATATCGTCATCTATTAATCCCAATTCTGAACCTAAAAGAGTGCGCACTTTCCCTGCAATTGTTGCTGCTTCATTTTCCTTATCAGAAGCAAAAAATACACTATCTCCGGGCTTTACATTCGTTATTTCTTTTATGGAATTTAGCCTATTGTCATCGAGGAATTTAGCAATTGGCCCTTTTGCGATGCCATCTTTATCAAACGTTATATATCCAAGACCTTTAGCACCGAATTCTTTTTGCGCATGTTCTATTTTTTTATCAAAAAAACTGCGTGGTTCCTCTGCTGTTTTAGGAGCAGGGATGGCTCTGACTACCATACCTCGCTCGATATTGCTTTTGAAAATATTGAACTCTGAATCACGGAAAATCTCTGTAACATCGCTGATTAATAATGGATTACGCAGATCTGGCTTATCAGATCCATATTTGAGCATTGCTTCTTTGTATGTAATACGTGGAAAATCTTTATCAACTGATTTGCGAGAAAATTTGGCAAACACTTTATATAAGGTAGATTCAATAACCTGAAATATATCTTCTTGAGTTACAAAAGACATTTCAAGATCTAGCTGATAAAACTCCCCAGGAGAACGGTCAGCCCTTGCGTCCTCATCACGAAAACAAGGTGCAATTTGAAAATATTTATCAAACCCTGAAACCATAAGCAACTGCTTAAAAATCTGTGGAGCTTGTGGTAATGCATAGAATTTACCAGGATTTAGTCTGCTTGGCACTAAATAATCACGTGCTCCTTCAGGAGAAGAGGCAGTAAGTATGGGAGTTTGAATATCTAAGAATCCTTGCTCTATCATGAGCCTCCTGAGCTCTGAAATGATCTGTGAACGTAGAATAATGTTATTACGAACCTTTTCACGTCTTAAATCAAGAAAACGATATTTAAATCTCATGTTTTCTGGGTATTCTTGCTCACCGGCGATACTTGCTAATATACTCCTTTCTTCTTTTGCTATTTCTTCATCACAGTGGAACTCAACTTCAGATTCAACTTGTAAATTACTAACTATAACTTCAATTTCTCCTGTGGAAATAGAGCTATTTACCGTATCTTCAGTTCTAGCTTTGACTATTCCTGTGACAGTAATCACACTTTCTGATTTTAAATTCGAAATTTCATCAAAAAAATCTTTATCGTTATTGAATACCAACTGAGTAATCCCATGAAAATCTCTTAAATCAACAAAGATTAGGTTACCATGGTCACGTTTACGGTACAGCCACCCAGAGAGAGTAACTTCCTTTTCTACATCATTCTTCCTTAATTCATTACACTCGTGAGTTTTATAACAGTTCATTTAATTGAAATTTCTAGAATACAAAAAGATTATAAAATAAATTAACCTTTGGGCAAGATAATATCTAAAGATCCTTTACAAGCAATTCTGATTTAGATATACTTTTTTATTATGTGTGTTGAGGTGTATTTATGAACCCTGAAGAATTAAAAGAAATTTTAGCTAAAAAAGAGAGGGTGAATGCTGTAATAAAAGATCTTGTTGATACTGTCACCAAAAATGATTTAGAAAAAGTAAAGTCAATTTTTGAGGAAAATAGTTCCATTATTCGAGATGTTGTCACTGAGGTTAATTCCCAAAGCGGTACAAATTTATTAAAGTGTTCTACTAATAACAAAATGGCCGAATATCTAATAGAAAAGGGTATAAGCTTTAGCGCTGCAGTCACAAAGGCAGTTAAAAGAAGAGATTTAGAGTCAGTAAAATCAATCTGTCAGATTAACAGCTTAATAGCTAAAGATGAGTTATCGCAAAATCCTGAGCCACTAGAATCTGCAACTTATGATCACAAATTTAATGATAAAATTGCAAGGTATTTGATTGAACAAGGTGCAAATCCTAATGCAACTGATCATCTTGGTCGTTACTTACTTCATCTGCAAACTGCACAAGGCAATTTCGAAGGAGCTAAGGCTTTAATAGAAAACGGTGCGGATGTTAACTTAATAAATCAAGAGGTAAAAAGCTATCAGAACTTAATTATTGGTGGTAGTGCGTTAAAGGGTCAAACTGCGTTGAATTTTGCAATTAGAATATATTACAGACATAAAGACATAGACGATCAAAAATCTGATAAAACCTTAAAATTTATAAGTTATTTAATAGAACACAAAGCAAACTTAAATATCAAAGATTTTAATGAGATGGTCCCTTTAGATATTGCTATATTTCATAATTCTCCAAAGATAGTAGAATTATTGATAAAAGCTGGTGCTGATCTTAATGTTGGAAGGAAAAAAGCAGAAGGTGTTTTAAAGTATGCAATTACTGAAGGGCATATAGATATAGGGAAAGCTACAATTCGATATATTTTGGAACATGACTCACACTGGTTAACAACTTCAAATAAACCAGATCTTCTCAATGACCAACAAGAGTTATCAAACTATTGGGATGAATATAAAGCTCAAGTTAAAGAGCTTCATGATATAGTGGGAGATAGAATTGACTTGACTGGTGACGGCTCTACCCGTCCTATAATGAGAACAGTGAGTGGCTTTTTAGATCATGAAAGTAGAAAAAATCTAGTAAAATCATCATTTATATCTAGTGCTGAGGCACCAGAAAATTTTTGTCCGAGAAAGCTGGCTGTTATAAGTGTAGCTGCAATAACTTGCGCTTTAGCATTATATTTTCTTGCTCCATTAATCATTGGGTCTTCTGCTGGAATTGGTACTCAACTAGCATTAGGAGCTGTAGGTGCAGTTGTAGGTGGTGGAATTGGAATCTTGACTAATGTGGCAATCGATCAATGCTACGTTAATTCAGTTACTCAGAAAGCTGACTAAAATTAAAGCGCCATAGATTGCTAAAATCCATAATTGTGGAGTAATATAATGTTACTTTCCTCAAGCCTTTAGCTCCTCAAATACTTCTCTTGCTCTGTTTAAAACAGAATCAGGAAAACCAGCAAGTTTTGCTACATGTATTCCATATGACTCATCTGCAATGCCTTCAATTACTTCATGTAAAAAGATGACTTCTCCTTTCCATTCTTTTATTTTCATACAAAAACATTTCACATTTTCTAAGTATTCACCTACTTTAGTCAATTCATGATAATGAGTTGCAAAAATGGCGCGGCACTTATTTACATTGTGAATATGTTCAATCACCGCCTGTGCAATAGATAATCCATCATACACCCCTGTGCCCCTACCAATTTCATCAAGTATCACCAAGGAACGGTCCGTTGCCTGATTTACTATCGTTGCTGTTTCGATCATCTCTACCATGAAGGTAGAATAACCAGCTGTTATATTATCCGTTGCGCCAACCCTGCTGAATATCTTGTCAATCACTCCTACATGCGCACTCTCTGCTGGCACAAATGACCCCATGTGAGCTAAAACTGCAATGAGAGCGTTTTGCCTCAAGAAAGTGCTTTTTCCAGCCATATTAGGACCAGTAATTAGATGTATACCAGCTAAATTGATGCTATTTGCAATGAATTTATCGTTAACTTCAACCACTGGGTGTCTTCCGCTACAGATATTGAACTCTTTGCTGTCATCAATAATGGGTTTTACGTAATTATTTTGCACTGCAAGCTCTGCAAATGCAGTTCTAATATCAAGTTTTGCCAAAGCATTTGCAGCAAGAGCAATTTTTTCAGATTCTTTAGCGACTTCACTACACAGTTCACTAAAAATTTTCATTTCTAAGCCGATTGCAGCATCACGTGCCGTAAGAATTTTATTTTCTAGTTCTTTCAATTCATTAGTAGTGTAGCGCATGCTATTTGCTAAGCTTTGTCTATGAATAAATATATCCGAAGTTATTTTGTGATTTGCCGACACTTCAACGTAATAACCAAGTATATTGTTGTGTAATATTTTGAGTGCAGCAATGCCAGTTAGGTCGCGATAAGATTCACGGAGCTTAGTTACCAACTTGTTACTGTTGTTCAATATATAAGATAACTCAGATAATTCTGAGTTGTATTTTGGATTGATAAATCCTCCTTCTTTTACGGAACTGAGGTTGTTATCAAGTATAGCGCTGTTTAGAAGCTCGAATAGATCTTTATGATTACCAAGACTTTTATGTATTGTGCTTAGTTCACTCTCGTCACTACTTATCACCTGAACTGGTTCCTTTTCTCTGGTCAAGCACTGGAATGACATCTGAGAGTTAATTTCTGATTTTTCACTTAAACAATAATTATGCAAGGTAGACAGAAACTCAGACAATTCTAAAGTCTTTCCTAGGCCTATTTTCAATAGGTTCATATCCTTTGGTGAACCACGCCCTAGTATTAAGCGCGATAAAGACCTTTCAATATCCGGAATGTTAGATAATATCTCTCGTATTTTTCTGCGTGAATCATGATTATTTACAAAAAATTGAGCGGTGCTGAGCCTCAAATTAATTGCCTTAGAGCAAGCAAGGGGTGAAGCGAGCATTTGTTTGAGCAGGCGTCCACCAGAAGCTGTAACTGTATGATCAATAACTGAAATTAGTGAACCTTTCTTTTCACCAAATTGAGTTGAAAACAACTCAAGATTTCTCCTTGCTGAAGCATCAATAAGCATGAAATTTTGTTGCTTATAGGTTTTTGGGAATTCAAGCCTTGGAATGGAGCCCCTTTGCGTTACTCTGACATATTCAAGCAGTGCACCACACGCCATGATTTCTACTTTGCTGAAATTTCCTATACTCCCAAGTTCCCTGATTTTATAAAACTCGCATAATGTTCTGTGAGATTTACTATACTCAAAAAAGCTCTGTGCGTGTTGCGTAATTGATATTTTATAATTTTTTAAAATCGATCTAATTTTTTCATCCTCAGTGAATTTTTCAGAAATTAATAATTCTCTTGGTGATATACGCAATAAATCACTATCTAGAGCTTTCAAACTCGTTAAAGTGTGAAAAAATTTTCCCGTCGATAATTCAAGCCAACTCATAGCATATTCGTCATTTTGTTCAACTATGGATGCGAGATAATTATTGCTTTTATCCTCCAGTAGTGAATCTTCTATAATTGTACCTGGAGTTACAACTCGCACTACATCACGCTTTACTATGGATTTATAGCCCCTCTTTTTTGCTTCATCAGCAGTTTCTAATTGGTCACAGATTGCTACTTTGAATCCTAAATCTATTAGCTTGTGTAGGTAAGATTCGCTACTGTGTGCTGGCACTCCACACATTGGTATTTCTTGCCCATTTGAATTGCCCCTCTTGGTTAGCACTATATTCAGCAATTTCGCAGCTTTAATAGCATCATCGAAAAACAATTCATAAAAATCGCCCAGTCTATAAAACAATAGATGATCCGTGTATTGAGCTTTCAAATTTAAATATTGCTCCATTACAGGGGTATTTTTTTCTCTTATTAAGTTCATAACATTTTTAAATATGTTAGCAGCAAACCACTTACTCTGGTGTTGGTTATTTTATTATGGATCAATAATTTTTTTTAGCTATAGTACAAAAACAAATAGTTTGAGGTAGAATTATGGAATATGAACGGTTGTTAAAAATATTAAGGACAATAAGTGACTTAAATGAGAACAATATAATCGAAAGGGTAAAAGAGGAATTGGAAAAAGAAGATCCAGACACGTATAAAAAGTGGCAAGATAATGGATTTAACATAAATTATACATTCGATGATCAAAGTACATTGTTACATATAGCTGCTAGAAATGATCTTGTAAAGATAGCAGAGCTTTTAATAAAAAAAGGGGGTAATGTTAATACAGCAGATCAAGATGGATGGAATACTTTACACTTTGCTGCTGCAAGTAGCAGTATAGGAGTGGTAGAGATTCTCATAGCAAACGGGGTTAATGTTAATGTAGCAGATCAAAATGGGTTTACTCCTTTGCATTGTGCTGCTCACAATGAAAATAAAGAGATAGTAGAACTCATATTAGACAAGGGGGCTAATGTTGATGCAGTAAATCAAAATGGGTGTACTCCTTTGCATTGTGCTACTATCAATGGACATGAAGAAATAGTAGAACTCCTATTAGAGAAAAGGGCTAATGTTGACGTAGCGGATGAATACGGGCGTACTCCGTTATGCTGGGCTATTAGAAATGGCTATTCAGAAATAGCAAGAATTCTACTTGAAAACAAAGCAGATCCTTTATTGGGACATAAAAGTTTTAACACATTAAAGCTTTTGATTGAATTAATAAAAAATGATTTTAAGCACTCTAAGAAAGCAGAAGAAACACAGCAACAAGAAGATGATGAATATGAATTGATTAAATACTCGTTGCTACTTCGCAATGACTGCTCCTTAACGGATGTTGTCGAAAGAAGTGCATTTGGCAAGCTGATATCTACGTGGCTTGTTGACATGTCCAACTTAACAGAGAGTCAGAAGGAATTGAATAAAAAATTCTTAAGTACTTTTAAAGACTTTCCACATGTTACTTATAAGGATTATAAGAACGATGTTGAAAAAATTAAAAAATTTTTACTAGATCATAAAAGTAATCAAGATCTAAAAACCATTCTCAACCTTAAAAGAGGAGAATCTAAACTGACAATACTGCATATTCTATCAAGTATGGAATGTAGCAATTCAGAAGAATGCATAGATTTACTGTTGAATTCAGGTGCTGATCCTAATGAAAAGGACGACACAGGAAGGACGCCTTTGCATTATGCTACTCGTTCTGGTCATTGTGATACAATTATCAAATTGCTTCTAAGGAAAGGAGCTAATCTTGATATAAAGGATAAAAAAGGTAAAACCCCAATAGAATTTGCAGTTAATAACCCCCACCTTAATATTAAAGAGTGCTTTTTAACTGATGATGTTATTTATGGAACTTTTCGTAAAAAAACACAAGCTGACTATAATGGAAAAAAGTATTTGCGCAAAAGTGTAAATCTATGGGGGAATGATTTTCTACTAGATGAGCAAGATCCAGATAAATATTTTTGTAAATTAGATGAAGTTCAAGACATAAATCAGCTAGAACAGGTTGTAAATGAAGCTATAAAATCTAGGGTAAGGTTCAATCTTACTTGTGAGGGAAATATATATGAAAATACTTATGAGAATAAGTATAATTTTACAGATTATGTAATAAGAAGAATTAGTGAATTAAAGATTTTTCAAGTTGAAAGGGACATAGAAGTTGCTAGTCGCATAGTATGTAATTTGGTAAAAAGAGGTGCAGTACTTGAAACTCTAAGTAGTATAATTGTAATTGATAAACTAGAGAAGTTTAAAGACCACAAAGCTAATCTGAAAGAAGCACGTAAAAGCTATATACATTATTCTCTAAGGTTTTTGGAAGCTGCAAAAAACGCAACTACTGGTAAGGTAAAAGAGGCAAAAATGGACAACTTCACTTTCTGCTTGAAATACTCAAAGAATAGTATAGTCGAGGTTGCAAAAATCATAAATGGAACAGATGAAAGCACAGAATTTCGAAGAGACGTGATAGCAATCGGTGAAAGCGAGATAGAAATTTTAACGGAAGGTGGGGTAAGAAATTATACTGACCTTATAGGTAATATAGTACTGACTTTTCATACTGATTTGGGAAAAGTAGATGCTAGATTGTATTCTGATGTGCAAGATGAAGGAAAAATTATAGTAGAAGTGAGTAACAAGGAGGAAATATTGGAAAAGTTTAAAAATTATAAAGAAGAGTTAGGTGAGAACTGCTTGCTTGGTGGTTCTTCTGTCTACGACGCTATTAAGCAGGGATATTTTAAAAGGCCTGAGGAAGTAGATTCCATATATCATGTAAGTTCTTCATTAGAAAATATATCTTTATTTCCTATTGTACAACAGAACACAGAGAAAATTCGCTAGCGAGGTTAGTGTTGCTTAGCTTAAGTTTAAATTGCCAAAAAATGCAAACTTTATGATACTGAAGGAACTACTTTTTTGGTAGAAGGCAAAGCAGCAAGGAGCGAGC
This sequence is a window from Wolbachia endosymbiont (group B) of Protocalliphora azurea. Protein-coding genes within it:
- a CDS encoding IS256 family transposase, which translates into the protein MSQANRTTGLVDYKELETNILSSIREGRPLTGRDGALTPFIKRLLEASLEGEIESHMSAKSEENNRRNGRNAKTLRTSSGSFELLTPRDREGSFEPQIVKKRQTSLHPELEAKVLSTYASGMGYRDIASHVEEIYDHKISAAEISNITDKLLPIINEWRSRPLQSVYPIVFMDGMFFKVKEDGHCVSKCMYNILGINQNGRKEVLGFYLAESEGANFWLGVLNDLKERGVEDILIACVDGLKSFPAAINSVFPSAEVQLCIVHQIRNSLKYVSSKDVKVFMNDLKKIYRASSKEIAENYLLELEEKWGEKYPLVIKSWQNNWENLSSYFKYSGPVRKLIYTTNPIEGLHRQIRKFTKTKGSFTSTNALYKQVYCAIKKVEQRWIMALPNWALTMSQLDIFFPDRLKIELN
- a CDS encoding MFS transporter, with translation MSDIQKAILSSIICNMIIWYEITLFGVLTHIISDVFFSSESDYIKKIKFLGSFAIGFGFRPLGAFIFGYIGDKYGRRKILLTSVILASISSTAIAVIPSFREIGIFSPILLLFCRIVQGMAAGGETSVNSAFLIEHSSDKKNLGFLGSMKAFSGALGSITCFVMIAICKKFTGENYEIWGWRLPFYFCFIMGIIGFLTRYIMEESLAYKIHDQNRSLSDSPFLELIKTYKKAFILAIGLGIAQNAIVYSVIMFYNISVKALTLSGIDIKNVVRIIVEITFGTSAVLFAILSDKVGRKNVMIPTLVALACAGLPVLSLLSNDNHYIVTLSFLLISVPIGASFGIYNSLACELFPTKVRCTGFSLAHNISAGIFGGLSPSICMWLIEKTETKLAAGIYLTVCALISLISVLQIKAKDKKIDW
- a CDS encoding glycoside hydrolase family 25 protein; this encodes MSEKGIDVSHWNGEIDWLKVAKDEVRFAFAKATEGETFQDTKFGQNFQSMKDNNVQAGAYHVFRMTSTPEGQLNNIVNELKKANFEPGTNKLAVSATTGICEGRTTKCDDPTKHTNTQRAEKLHSLLTQLNEKGYSPIVYASPKTWNDYYTQEEHNFSHYPLWVADWRGRSEPELPKDWKDAGKNYTYWNYTSQGEVNGIEGQVPLDQTF
- the aspS gene encoding aspartate--tRNA ligase; amino-acid sequence: MNCYKTHECNELRKNDVEKEVTLSGWLYRKRDHGNLIFVDLRDFHGITQLVFNNDKDFFDEISNLKSESVITVTGIVKARTEDTVNSSISTGEIEVIVSNLQVESEVEFHCDEEIAKEERSILASIAGEQEYPENMRFKYRFLDLRREKVRNNIILRSQIISELRRLMIEQGFLDIQTPILTASSPEGARDYLVPSRLNPGKFYALPQAPQIFKQLLMVSGFDKYFQIAPCFRDEDARADRSPGEFYQLDLEMSFVTQEDIFQVIESTLYKVFAKFSRKSVDKDFPRITYKEAMLKYGSDKPDLRNPLLISDVTEIFRDSEFNIFKSNIERGMVVRAIPAPKTAEEPRSFFDKKIEHAQKEFGAKGLGYITFDKDGIAKGPIAKFLDDNRLNSIKEITNVKPGDSVFFASDKENEAATIAGKVRTLLGSELGLIDDDIFKFCWIIDFPYFVYDDKSKKIDFFHNPFSMPHGGLKDLEEKDPLDILAYQYDLVCNGIELSSGAIRNNKLNIMYRAFAIAGYSKEEVDTKFGALVRAFRFGAPPHGGIAPGVDRMVMLLADEPNIREVICFPMNQQGEDVLMGAPSKVDDKHLRELSLKVVE
- a CDS encoding ankyrin repeat domain-containing protein → MNPEELKEILAKKERVNAVIKDLVDTVTKNDLEKVKSIFEENSSIIRDVVTEVNSQSGTNLLKCSTNNKMAEYLIEKGISFSAAVTKAVKRRDLESVKSICQINSLIAKDELSQNPEPLESATYDHKFNDKIARYLIEQGANPNATDHLGRYLLHLQTAQGNFEGAKALIENGADVNLINQEVKSYQNLIIGGSALKGQTALNFAIRIYYRHKDIDDQKSDKTLKFISYLIEHKANLNIKDFNEMVPLDIAIFHNSPKIVELLIKAGADLNVGRKKAEGVLKYAITEGHIDIGKATIRYILEHDSHWLTTSNKPDLLNDQQELSNYWDEYKAQVKELHDIVGDRIDLTGDGSTRPIMRTVSGFLDHESRKNLVKSSFISSAEAPENFCPRKLAVISVAAITCALALYFLAPLIIGSSAGIGTQLALGAVGAVVGGGIGILTNVAIDQCYVNSVTQKAD
- the mutS gene encoding DNA mismatch repair protein MutS: MNLIREKNTPVMEQYLNLKAQYTDHLLFYRLGDFYELFFDDAIKAAKLLNIVLTKRGNSNGQEIPMCGVPAHSSESYLHKLIDLGFKVAICDQLETADEAKKRGYKSIVKRDVVRVVTPGTIIEDSLLEDKSNNYLASIVEQNDEYAMSWLELSTGKFFHTLTSLKALDSDLLRISPRELLISEKFTEDEKIRSILKNYKISITQHAQSFFEYSKSHRTLCEFYKIRELGSIGNFSKVEIMACGALLEYVRVTQRGSIPRLEFPKTYKQQNFMLIDASARRNLELFSTQFGEKKGSLISVIDHTVTASGGRLLKQMLASPLACSKAINLRLSTAQFFVNNHDSRRKIREILSNIPDIERSLSRLILGRGSPKDMNLLKIGLGKTLELSEFLSTLHNYCLSEKSEINSQMSFQCLTREKEPVQVISSDESELSTIHKSLGNHKDLFELLNSAILDNNLSSVKEGGFINPKYNSELSELSYILNNSNKLVTKLRESYRDLTGIAALKILHNNILGYYVEVSANHKITSDIFIHRQSLANSMRYTTNELKELENKILTARDAAIGLEMKIFSELCSEVAKESEKIALAANALAKLDIRTAFAELAVQNNYVKPIIDDSKEFNICSGRHPVVEVNDKFIANSINLAGIHLITGPNMAGKSTFLRQNALIAVLAHMGSFVPAESAHVGVIDKIFSRVGATDNITAGYSTFMVEMIETATIVNQATDRSLVILDEIGRGTGVYDGLSIAQAVIEHIHNVNKCRAIFATHYHELTKVGEYLENVKCFCMKIKEWKGEVIFLHEVIEGIADESYGIHVAKLAGFPDSVLNRAREVFEELKA
- a CDS encoding ankyrin repeat domain-containing protein, whose protein sequence is MEYERLLKILRTISDLNENNIIERVKEELEKEDPDTYKKWQDNGFNINYTFDDQSTLLHIAARNDLVKIAELLIKKGGNVNTADQDGWNTLHFAAASSSIGVVEILIANGVNVNVADQNGFTPLHCAAHNENKEIVELILDKGANVDAVNQNGCTPLHCATINGHEEIVELLLEKRANVDVADEYGRTPLCWAIRNGYSEIARILLENKADPLLGHKSFNTLKLLIELIKNDFKHSKKAEETQQQEDDEYELIKYSLLLRNDCSLTDVVERSAFGKLISTWLVDMSNLTESQKELNKKFLSTFKDFPHVTYKDYKNDVEKIKKFLLDHKSNQDLKTILNLKRGESKLTILHILSSMECSNSEECIDLLLNSGADPNEKDDTGRTPLHYATRSGHCDTIIKLLLRKGANLDIKDKKGKTPIEFAVNNPHLNIKECFLTDDVIYGTFRKKTQADYNGKKYLRKSVNLWGNDFLLDEQDPDKYFCKLDEVQDINQLEQVVNEAIKSRVRFNLTCEGNIYENTYENKYNFTDYVIRRISELKIFQVERDIEVASRIVCNLVKRGAVLETLSSIIVIDKLEKFKDHKANLKEARKSYIHYSLRFLEAAKNATTGKVKEAKMDNFTFCLKYSKNSIVEVAKIINGTDESTEFRRDVIAIGESEIEILTEGGVRNYTDLIGNIVLTFHTDLGKVDARLYSDVQDEGKIIVEVSNKEEILEKFKNYKEELGENCLLGGSSVYDAIKQGYFKRPEEVDSIYHVSSSLENISLFPIVQQNTEKIR